The stretch of DNA AAGCTGACACTTATTCTTGGTAGTTTAGGATGTGTACTCTATTAATGTATACTCAAATAAATGTCGTATTTatttttcataccagctttgtgaATTAagaatcttagtggctcatgacttgtattaACAATCCTTAGGATTTTGTATAGAAATTAGTTATTTTATTCATTGATTATGGGTGCTATTTCATTTGGGTTGTATTATtcattgtttggcttacctagcatgtTGGGGTTAGGCGCATCATGACTAGGtggggttttgggtcatgacaagttggtattagagctctaggttcataggttctacgagttatAAGCAAATGTCacgtagagtcttgcggatcattatgatgacgtccatacttatcttcgagaggctataaggaaTCTAGGAAacttcatctttctttccttgtcATGCGACACTAATTATGCTTGAGgcttatatctttgatttctttccATTCACTCGTATGTGATGTTGAGCATTCAGTATTAGTTGTGCACCGATGGCTTGTGATGTCGTGGATGAGGTGTGAGATATGTCTTATGTGTTGAAGGTAGgctagtctagaggacttgaggccaggtatAAACCGCAACTTGGGCTCGACATATTCAGTTGTATAAGTATGTGAATTTAGAATCTTACGTTCGGAGGTGTACTTAGTGGTGTGGATTGATGGCTCAGTGAATGGCTAGATAGCTATGTGATGAGTATTATGTGACTGAGGACTATGCCTATATGGTTGGATATcacagaaaggagttgcttggGATGCAAAgggctatggatgcttgatttttgCCTTGATGTGTCATATAGTCTTAAGAAATAGATGTGTTGGTAGATCTTTTAGTTGTTTATTTATGGAATAAAGTGGATGCTGGTATCTTGTTGACGAGTGTAGACTCAGAAAGACTAATTGTGACGACCATGCCATCTATTTTGAGTATTATATATTCATTACCCTTATTTGATGCTTTGCACATGTATAATTGTGGTTACTTAACTTGCTAGAGTGGTTAGTTTGGTTTTGGGagagttttggattgatttgggacacttagtcccttggttggagcttaagttgtaagagttgactggagattgacttttgtgtagacgactctaaAATGGTATTTTGCCAGtttcaatagattcgtatggtggtttttgacttaggcgtatgtccagatttggatttggaggttcccaggttgttttggcttgaaatggtaaaagttgAAAAGCtgaaagtttggaaggttgataggactgaccgagagttgactttattgagaTCGCATTCGGATTTTAGttatgggagttggaataggtccgttgtgttatTTGAGAATTGCATGCAAAACTTGATGACATTCTGAGTTGATtcgatatggttcggcatgagttttagaagttgaaagttcgttagttcattaggattgaattgagatgtgattcatagttttgacgatgttttgggtgatttgaggcctcgactaggtTCGTGATATATTTTGGGATTTGGTTGgagtgattggacggggtcccgggggcacCGGGTATGTTTCAGATGAGTCTCAGATCATTTTGGTTAAGTTGAACTTGACTGAAGATTTTAGGTCTGGTGCAAACACACCTGCGGTTAGGGGTGCACAGATGCGATGGCGGAATTTTGAACACAGATGCGAAGGAGGAGGCTAGGAGCTGGGTCCGCAGATACGAAAGATAGGGCGCATCTGCGATGCTGGAGGCATAGAAGCGCGACCATAGATACGGCTGGGTGACCGCAGAAGAGGGATGTCAGGAGCCAAGGGAGTATCGTAGGTGCGGTCCTTTTACCGCAGATGCGGTCTAGTATACACAGATGCGGAATCACTGGCAGGTTTTATATTTCGAAGGGTTTGattattttctcattttggagTTGTGGATCTCGACTAGGGGCAATTTTTGGAGGACTTTTCATTACAATTGAAGGGTTAAGTAATCCTTACTTGATTTTTGTATTAGATATTGCTTACCCATAGTTTATTACACTTAATTTGTAAGAATTAAAGGTgggatttgggggggggggggtggactATGAActttgtcacggcccaaacctGGGAAGGCGTAGCCGGCACTCGGTGCCATACTCTACCCCAGCGTACCAATCTGTAACTATGAACTCTGGAGGAATAgtcctcaacttaggccgacgaGGCCTACCTGCAAGCTGACAATACCTATCATCACAAtcgaggccatattctgaattatCTGGAAATAATGTCTATCTCATCCGAGGGGTAGACGTACCCAATATGTCATATACATAATTGTGCGGGCTGGTGAGGCTTCCATGAACGTCTACAACCAGCAATGCCAAACTGAACATGCACACAAGGTTGGCAAGCCCACAatactaacatataaaatatacaggactcgtctacaagcctctagcgATAACAGAATTGTATCATGGTCGAGATAGGGCCTTGACTTACCCATCAAACCTAAATATACAATATGGACTCCAAAGTCTAAACCCGGTAACTCTGGgggagtggagcttaccaatcaagctAAGGTTTAGTTCTGTCTACTGGGAAGATCTATTCGGCATCTATCcggacctgcatgcatgaaatgcagcgtctccGACAaatgggacgtcagtacgaaataatgtccCGAGTATGTAAGAAAATAGAATAACTTAAagatgaaactgaactgataatataataactgaaagtgaCTGGGAGTTAAAGATgatatgaagatatgcttacctgctgatactgactcaactctctcaatagagtaagtaaaatagttgttcggCTCTATAAGGCTTGGTATGTGTAACTTCTCGGCCGTACTAGGCTCGCTCACAAGCGTTCAACCATACTAGGCTCAATATCTctgccattctgggctcgctcataagcgctcggccataATATGCTCGGTATATAATTTACCATCTGATCGGAGATTGTCTAATAGGGACCTGGCCATCGATTATAGTTCGgtggtggtaaaaatactgtaatactgtatttATAGACCCTCTGCTTTCTTGAATGAAAGAAGACtttacttaactgaatataaagtccctataaaggagaatactataacttatgagactagtaTAATGTACATGACTTCAGGagtacaaacttctctttatgtttcgttatcaaacgcatttagttatgggatcatgccaaaatgaaggaaaggtttagccttaacattcCTTATCACCATCTGCCCAATAACCACGTTGAACTCTTCTCGTCTcactttaatctacaacaacgataacaaTGTTATCGTTAAGCTACGAAAGATgcaactatcgtacaacgaacgacaaacttattttatattaaaacgggcagcatcttcCCTGTTTTTATTGCTTTCCCAAGTCCATAAGCCAATAAGAACACATACAACCTTCAACTATATACTTTCAGCACCACAATACACCCAATAGCCCAACAACACAAATCAGTCTACACAACAAAAAGTGCACAAACATCATCAacgaaactactatttaacaTGACGAGTGACAAGCTTGGATTGAATCCCTTTTGAACCCTTTAACCTCAAAATCATCCGTCCATTAACTTAACAATATGTCCTGTATCATATTAAGTACAATTCGACTTCTAACCTCCTATTCATCTCCTAATTCATACTCAAACATCCCAACAATCCAACAATAACAAGAAGTACAACTTTCCACTGTTATATTGTCCTTTCTCTTCTTATTCACAATACTAACAACAAGTTCGACATGTAGATAATGTatttataataataatatcataaaaattatttttcaaggtTTTCAACCATTTATATTTCATGGGAACAATCCTTCCAAAACAGTCAACTACGAATAATAGCATCTCAAACTATTTTAAATATCCTCTTATAGTatcttgctcaaataatgcaaccaacatacAAACAACTTCAAGCACAAGTAGTAGAGTATTATAAATACCTAAACCAACAACAACCACTTGAAATTTCTGCCAAACACTGCTCACACCaatcctcaatgacaacacaacctcaaagaggtattgttcttcactagaactaacttttgatgttgaaatataGTGTAATCACTTAGATTCACCTTCAAACCCTTATGGGACCTGTTTAGGAGGGCCAGGAGGAGTGTAGGGACGACGTTGTAGAGATGGCAATGGGGCGGGGCGGGTTCAACCTTAACCCGTGAAGATTTCAACCCGCCCCGCATAAGAAAATTTTCAGTTTTCATCCCGCCCGCCTCCACCCGCATAAACCCGCTCCGCCTTACATAGcaaaaaatttctattttttttttaattttgatgaGTAATTTTTGCCCTATTATTATATTATGTCTAAAGCTTCCCGTTCTTATTTACATACATAAAATTATGAGAAAGAGAAAACAATAGTTCGATAAATGAGACAAATTTatctaaaaattattaaaaagatcACTGCAATCCACTACGTGATCTATACTGTCTACGAATTTTTGGTAATTGCAGAGTTTTTTTATACAAAAAATAAGATTTTGGTGTATGTAGTTTGGAGCAGCTGACTTGTGCCAGGTGAGTTCAAAACATCTAAACTTTACCAAAAGATAATTTTCTGTATTGTATTCATGAAACTCTATTAATTATCTTTCAGATTTTTAAAATCTTTCTTGTCAAATTAACATTTTAAATGTTAAAAAACACTCAATTATATATGATTGATAGCCAATGGAAGAAGTATAATTTTGTGAACATGCAATTTATGTAGAGAAAAGCAGCAAATTCAGGATGGTATTAGTCAAAAGTAGGTCACCCTCAACCGTGCCATTCCTACTTGCATTACTGATTCCTATGGACAGGAGGAGTTGAACTCTCAAAAAATGCAACATTAGCACGGGATAAGTAGATGAGCTAAACCTCCTGAATATAATATTCACCTATGGAATAATAAAGAATTCTATAGAATCTGAGTAGGTGATCATTGCACAATCAAAATGGGATTGAATTCTTCGTCTATGCAATAATATGCAGCATTGTCtcccttaaattatttttatctcCTTTTTTCTTATTTGGTTAAGTTCCACGTCCATATATCAACACACTtaacaaatattgtatttgtaTATCACACATCCGTACTTGAAACTGAACATGGTTTTTTTCACCAACCCCTTTTATTAAATCATTCGAGTTGCTTAATTCAATGAAATATTGAATATAGAGTATGAACAAGTCTGCATATATATATTGTCACTTCATATCTACACCTTTCATTTCTGGACACTTTTTGAGAGACTGTGTCGTAATCGTTTTTATACATTTTTTAAGTTGTCTGTGAAGTATGCTAAGTAGCATAGTACACTAAGTAATTTTATGATCGATAATCTATTCTTCCCAAACGCAATATTGACGAAATTCAATAAATCATTCAGGTTCATAATTGGACATAGAAAACCAAATTCTAATTAAAGAATGCTGCTCGTTGgcattaaattaaaataaaataagaaattgTTCCAATTTTTACATTTCTCCTCtttgttcttatatatatacactaaaataatattaaacattTGCTAACTTTCCATTAAATGAGGAACAAGTCAGtacataaaactaaaataatttataaaatcaTTCCCCCAATAGAACTTATGTTATTCCATATATAATTGAAAGGATTAAAATCTTCCATTAGAATTTTATTACTCGTTAGGTCATTAAAAAGTATCTTAATCTCCAATAGCTGCAGATGATTATTTTAAACAAATCACATTTACGAGTTTTTGTCTGTTAATAATTAGTCTTACTTTTGATTCTCTTAACCAACCTGGAAACATGCATGCTAGTTGCTACAGCCGGCCGAATTAACAACTACAGAGAATAAAAATTAGAATTAGATCCTGATTAAGTAAAGTTGGATAGCCTAAACCTGATCAGGGAAATTCACTTGTTAAACCATGATGATTAagatttttttgttttcttttaatgGAAGCCCTTCCTATAAAAGGGGCGGGGGTTGAAAAAGAGTAATCAAAAAATGATACGATCAAAGTATTTCCCAAATTGCGTTTTCTTTAAACTCTCAACAAAATAATCAACAAAAGACAATAAAAGTTTACCTGAACAACTTTTTAAAGAGATATCTAATTAAATTGTAAAATACACTAATAAAGTTCATAATTTTCACacaattaaattttatttaactGATTAATGCGAGTTATTTACAGCATCATTAGTTTAAGAAGATATCGAATTAAATTATAGTATACATTAATAGAGTACATAATTTGCGCACAATTAATTTGTACAGCATCATTAGGTCATCAACATAGGATAGCAACACATATAGAGTCTAGAGGCGAATCCAAGATTTGAAGTTTATAAGTTTTTAGATCTATTTCTTGAAGTTATTGAGTTATAAATCAATAATTTAACATATTCATTagatttcataaaataaataaatgattGGACTAAAGCTACTAGTTCCAAAGTAAGTTATTTAgtgggtgtttggacataaattgcaaaatttcaaaaaaaagtgaaaatggtatttaaaaattaaaattgcgtttagacatgaatataattttgggttgttatTGAAGTTTTGTGATTGATCTGagtgaattttgaaaaaataactttttggagttatttaaattttcgaaaaattccaaaatgcatcttcaaatgaaaaataaaaaatttaccaaatgctgatttcgaaaaaaagtaaaaaatttcttatgtccaaacggactCTTACTGTATCTTTGGTTACCAAGTTAGGATTAGAACAAGTTAATTACTGGATCTTTGAGTTACCAAATAAGATACTAGCTATTATTGTAACTCATCTTAATCTGATTAAAAATTGAACATTGCCGGTGCACTCAAGTGAATTGAGACTAAAAAGCTTATTGGATTCCAACTTCATACCGAAAAGTGCAATATAGTATTCCAACTTCCTAAACCATACATTTGGAATTGCTGTGTGAATCCGTGCATCTCTTCACTAAGAGCCTGTTTGGACGAGCCAGTTTTTAACTGGAAGTGtttggaaataaaaaaaaaagcttTAAAAAGTTAAAATCTATTTAAGTTGAAAAATCCAACTTTTTCGAAATTGGCTTAAAAGCCATATTGCTTTGACCAAAGATATTACATTCTTATCccttataatttttcttaatcccgaaattaccctcaataaaaatattgttcttttagcttcttttttttttgttccataacatttaatttttttggtcgttgaatccttccttttttttttaattggtgTAACTATATTCTAAAATCAAATCATTCATCATATTCTGTATAATGTTAGCTTTAAGGATATTTCAATCATTTTAACAAGAAAAAGTGCTTACCAACACTTTTTCCAAACACTTCACCAACTTGTTTTCAGTTTCAacacttttatccaaacacgtaactgtTTATTTATAAAACAAGTTACAGCACTTATAAAATGCTTTTAAGCACTTAACTTAAAAGCTActttttttaagccaatccaaacgggctccAAGTAGTTTCTACCAAACTTCATTACATGCTTTTCCCGGAATGTTTTTTCTTACTCTTCGAGTTGCAGAGATTGCATGCTCAGAATATCCTTAACATAAAAATCTAACATCTCTAAGCCGGTGGGTACCAATTTTTATTCGGGATACCTTTcgaaacctatatatatatatatatatcgccccttttatttattttatgtaaagTTGAAGGTACCATACAATTTTGAGTTGTTATGCCACGGCGACGCCAGTGAAAAACTGCATTGCACCCGAGCAAGGAGAAACAGAGTAGTCGCTAAGCGATTTCATGCCACATTTCTCTTTGTGTTCATCGATTGATATTTGTGTGCAACGACACTCTGCACTACAAAATGCCTTCTCCCCTCTGCAAATATTAAAAGGAAAGAAGTTGTTATTCTATGCTTGAAAGGCAGAAGATAGATCTTTGTTGATTAAAGAAAGATTTTTTCTGTAACAAGTCAAgagaaagatatatatatatatatatattttagccTCAATTATTCTTTACATAAATAATACAGACCACATGACATGCATATACAAACAAGATGTATTAGAGATTCCTGTCACATATTACCTGGAGGAAAATGCCTAAATTTAGTGAACAAACGAAAACCATGTGGAGTTTTCCTACCTAAGTTTGAAAATTGTATCGAAAGAGAAAGCTAACTAAAAGATTTCCAGCAAGGCCAACTTAATTTTGCAGCAACAAAAGTTTACAACTAGCACGACGACGAATATAAAAATTGATTGCAAACAAATTAAAGAAAGCAACAAGTAACTAAAATACCCAGCAGCTTTCTTTACGTGAACATAATCATTAATCAATATGTTGCCGCAAAAACCATCTGGTGGTTATAATTTAATAGCTAATTTGCTTAAATTTATAGAAGCAATCTTCCAATATCTCAAACTTAGAATCAACTTTTTTCCCACGGAATTAAGTAATGCAATAGTTCATGTCAGCGAGTAAAATAACATGACTACTGACATTATTAATCAAGTTGAGTAGATTGTAAGCGACTGACATTCAAAGAGACATAACTTGAGTGTGTAATTCAAGCAAACATGTCCTAATCCAAAACATATGAGAAAGATTCTTCCTGCCATTATGTAAAGATGATGTACAGCATTAAGTTATACAAGTTGGAAGAAGATGCCAACTGCCCAAGAATAATGCTAATTAATAAAGATTAACAATACAACTTCCAAATAAAAACCAGAAAGCAAGGTGGGAAGTACGCTAGATTAGCGTCCAGCTTACTATGGTATGGCATTtgtgaccaaaattataaaattcgcaAGTACTAATACCTTAACAGCTGCAAGAACTACAAATGATCAAGAAAGAAACAGTTGCAAGAAGTACAAATGTAGGTATATCACTTGAGATCTTAAGCACTGGTCATCGGAAACAGTAGATACAAATTCTGAATATCCCTATAACAGAGAGATATCAAGAACGTAGGGAATTGATCAGAGCTAGTCAGTGCCCCTAAGTAAACAAAATACTCATCTTACACAAAGCAGGTCAGGAAGCTTGACATGACAAAAGTTACAAGAATGCATGCTAATAACTTTTGGATAATCTTATGATTTAAAGGCACAGGTCAGTGGAACTTTCATTGTAAACCTACAATAAATAAAAGGGTCACCTTTCTTAATAGTTAGAGCTTTTAGACGAACATACAGAATTTATTTTGACACCATAGCAGGCAAAAAATCCTAGGTTCGGGTCTCAACAGAGGGGTCTATTGCAGGCCTAAAATAAACAAAACAAATATTTCGTTACAGATCTACAAATAAATGAATAGGTGTATCTTCTCCCTAACATTTTAAAGTTTAGACGATACGCTTCACACAATCTAATAGATTTCGATTTCCCAAGGTGAGTCCTCAAATCTTTGATAATCTTTTCATGCCTAAGATCTTTACTTGGAAACTGTCATGCACGTGACCAAGCTAACCCCTCCAAAATGAAGAGACAACGCTCACCTAAACAATCAACTCATTAATACCAGAGTATCTTCTTCCCAAACTATACAAATCCATACAGAAATAACACCCTCTTCAACCAACAAAGCCTTGCTGAAACCGAATTTGGACAATCACAAATTTCAGATCAGATTCAAGAGGAAAAAACTACAGCCTAAAGTAAATTGAAAGGAAAAAGATTAATATCCACTGACATATTCCaacttgcatatatatatatatatatatatatatatatatgttcaatgGCAGCAAAAGAAAAAAGCAAATGAGATAAGATATTCATGAAGCCATCAAACATAAAGGTTCTGAGAGGCCACATTAGAAGAAACGGTTTTCTCCTTAAAATCCAGTCAGAGTATGGAATGATCAGTTCACTCAACCATTTTGCTCAACCACCAACAACCAATAAAAGGTCATGTACACAATTAGTTTTTTGGTGATTAAGATCAACTCATTAAGAGGAAAATTGACCATAAAGACTCTTAATTAGTTCCTCTTATCAAACTTACAGCTGCAAGTGACAGTATAttctcaataagtaacaacagaaGTACACAGATATGAAGCATAAAATGGAAATTTAGCAAAGAATTTAATCATGCCTTTATATCTCAGAtccaagaaagtgttaccaaagaGACCAGTAATATAATCATTAACATATTAATAACTACAATAACCAAAACCCCAGAAAAGAAAAAAGCAGAAACTGCAAAATTGAAATTCTAACCTGTACATGAAAATATCCAAACCCTGAAGCTGCTTCTTGCAAAGAAAGCAAGAATTCAAGAAATCAGCTGTCCTAAATTTCATTGTATCACCATGATTAACAGTAGCAGTAGCAGCTTTTTGGGAGTTGGTGTTTCCTATGAATTCACCATCAAAATACTCTCTTTTCTTAATCAAATTGGTACCCACATGAGAAATCACACACGTGTACTCCTCACACATCTCCATTTCTTCAGTACTTGGCCTcttactcttcttcttcttcttagttttattattattacaattattattactattattagcAGTGAAAATTGGGATTGGGTTTGAACTAGTTGATCTTGGAGATATTGCAAGAATTGCAGCTCTACTATTATTACTGTTATTAGTCAAAGCTGCCACAATTCCAAGCCCAACAACAGCACCATTTGGGTCCTCAAATTTCTTAGGAGATTTATTGCTGCCGTTGTGATCAGTGAGGGTAAAAAGGGAAAGATTTATTGACagcctcttcttgtttcctttcacTTCAGCCATTTCTACACACACCCAGAAAGAGAAAAAGATTGAATTTTTATGGGGTTCTCCTAAATCTCTCtcacacaaaaaaaaataaaaataaaaaataaatctttATGGAGTTTTCCCTAAATCCCCTTCCTTTTTTTATCCTTCAGTACAAACCCAAAAACACACAGACACTGTTTTGGCTGGATCTTGGATGAATTTGAACTGGGAGTTTTCAAGAAAATGGGGATTGTTAGGTAGTGGAGCTCTTGGGGTTTAACGGATGTATGTAAATATATAGAGTtatctagagagagagagagagagagagagagagagagagagagagattggaTGAAGAAAAAAGGCAAAGCACAAGTTTTCTCTCCACTTTTTTCTGGTTCTCCCTCAGTGCAAAGAGGAGCACACACACCTCTCTGGTTTTCAGTGGAAGTAGGAGAATATAAACAGTCACAATTTTTTAACAAAAATCAATAATAGCaattattatttaaataacatcaatttttcaatcattatcTTGCTCAGTTCATTTTTACCCTTCCAGAAAGATGTGATCTTTGTCATTATCAAGCACACACTTATTTGTTTATTTTAAATCTAAGAGAGGAAAATAGAGTGATagtatatgtttaatttatttatttattatcttAGGCCGGCACCACTCCAAAATACAATCGAACTATCGAAGTCACCTAGGCCATGAGTCTTATTTATTGCCCATTGACACCTCTAGTACATGtttaattatttccaaataaatgGGATCAATCATTTCCATAAAAATAAGATATTATTAGGAAAATGTATACTTTACGGACAAAATTGTGTACACATTGTTTTTATGACTAGGTCACTAGATTTCTTATTGATGTTATTCTATTTTGATATAATTTAATTTGGTCCATAATTATATGTATAGTGAATGTGCCACTGTCAACATCAAAATTAAATGTTGAAGTGATTGAAGTTTTTATTAGATATTTCTTTCACTTTCTAGTTCAATTAGAAAAACGTTTAATGTCAGCAAATTGATATGTCATCACTTTAATATAGGTTCACAACATCTGACTTCGTTATCATCTGACattacatttccttttttttttccttcctaaATTCTTTTATCTTTCTGTAGTGCACTTTGAAGTGCCAAACGTATTTTCTATTGGCACTACAACTTTGTGGCAATAAAGGTATATCTTCGTTCCAtagtttatgtgaatctatttcatTTTTGCTTTGTTCTAAAAAAAATGACtcctttttaaatttaaaaataattttatttaaatttacaattctaccattaatgagaagcttttataactatACAAATACTCTggtccctttttgaattgtttaagaccacaagtttcaaaagtctttattttttcttaaactttgtgcccaatcaaacaggttcacataaattggaacatgGGTAGTATTACATTTGTATGTTGATATTATTAGGAAAATGCATATTTTTCATAGATGTATAACAAGTGGTATCGTGGTGTTCCCTATTTTTAGATCGCTATTATTATATGATGTTTCATTTGCTTCGGTTATATTAATTCTTTTCTGTTTGTCATAACTGCTACTATGATTTTACTTTTATTGAGCCAAGGGTCTACTTTCACTAGGTAGTACGGTCTGCATATACACTATTCTTCTCAGATTCCACTTATGGGATTAGACtgagtttgttattgttgttgaattgagggtctttcggaaacagtctctctatcttCATAAgctaggggtaaggtctgcgtacatacctCTCCTCATACTCCACTTATAGGAATACACTAGAtatattgtttttattttttttgtattttagtaTGCAAAATAGCCTCATAGACACTTGTAAATGTTCGGTTTTGACATCTCGGTCCTTCTACTTCACAAAGTTTCATCCAAACACTTATAATTGTTCAAAAGTAATATTTTAAACCCCTCTGACCGTTGACCATGTCTATGTGGCAACTTGACAGTTGAGTTGGacaaaatatatgtatttcaCGCGTAGAAGGAGTGTGAAGGcaaaaatttaaaccaagaaataattaaaataagaaaagattaaaaaaaaagacaaaaattaaatttaagaaaaaagtCAAAGAGGGTTTCTCTTTCACGTTCTCCTCTCTCCCCTCCATTCCTCCGCTccctccctccccccctccccaacCCAAAACCTACTGCAACACAGCTATTCTCCACCAGTAGCACCATGGTCGCCCAAATCTGAAGACACCCCAGATTGAGCAACTTTTAATGAGAAATTTCTTTTCCACCTCTCTCCTTTTTCTTCCCAACTACTGAAGACAATCTTTTGCAAggaaaagaaatagaaaaagtGAAAGAAGATTGCCAGCAAAATTCTTTTATGGTAAGTTTTTCGCTAGAGGAATCTCAAATAATTTTGGGTGGAGTTTGCGGCGATGATTTTTTTGACGAGTCGTttctagttgataatttttatggGTGATTGTTAGTGCTATGATGGAATGCGGCTGTGAAAAAGCTTTTTAGGTAAAGGGTGATCGGAGAGGGATCACAGCCATTGGGGGTGAGGCAAATTTTAAGAGTTGTGTTCTAAAAATAAAGGAGTGAAAGAGTGGTCATCGATGGGActattttgatgttattgaggCTGCCATTTTGGACTCTGAATAGTAGAATTTTTATGaagattattttattaaaatcttaAATTGCAGGTACATAATGATGTGGCTAAGTACAAAGAATTCTATGAATTCATTATCGAAACATTATTCCTTGTAGGC from Nicotiana tomentosiformis chromosome 11, ASM39032v3, whole genome shotgun sequence encodes:
- the LOC104092549 gene encoding FCS-Like Zinc finger 14-like isoform X1, which encodes MAEVKGNKKRLSINLSLFTLTDHNGSNKSPKKFEDPNGAVVGLGIVAALTNNSNNSRAAILAISPRSTSSNPIPIFTANNSNNNCNNNKTKKKKKSKRPSTEEMEMCEEYTCVISHVGTNLIKKREYFDGEFIGNTNSQKAATATVNHGDTMKFRTADFLNSCFLCKKQLQGLDIFMYRGEKAFCSAECRCTQISIDEHKEKCGMKSLSDYSVSPCSGAMQFFTGVAVA
- the LOC104092549 gene encoding FCS-Like Zinc finger 14-like isoform X2, whose translation is MAEVKGNKKRLSINLSLFTLTDHNGSNKSPKKFEDPNGAVVGLGIVAALTNNSNNSRAAILAISPRSTSSNPIPIFTANNSNNNCNNNKTKKKKKSKRPSTEEMEMCEEYTCVISHVGTNLIKKREYFDGEFIGNTNSQKAATATVNHGDTMKFRTADFLNSCFLCKKQLQGLDIFMYRKNLSHMFWIRTCLLELHTQRGEGIL